A region from the Drosophila bipectinata strain 14024-0381.07 chromosome 3R, DbipHiC1v2, whole genome shotgun sequence genome encodes:
- the LOC108128000 gene encoding STAM-binding protein isoform X1 encodes MSKSVNNMSMGVVEPQERLKHLSHCGALIEVDKNMPVTRYYRSGTEMLRMAKVYQREGNHENAFILYLRYMTLFLEKIRQHPDYASVKSEVRDISKKIKDEIMPTTEKLRTKLQAHYQREYEQFLASKEAERVRELERERQRQREQASATTIPSLIPANLHVLIDEVNQPSAPDLDLLDKVVYPNDFPTGANRSLPGSGSGLLLPAASEATVADKTPNSKPSFDRNQKPAYNRTDSLLAGSLRLVHVPGDTMDVFLQLAHANTSKNIETCGVLAGNLSQNQLYITHIIIPQQQGTPDSCNTMHEEQIFDVQDQMQLITLGWIHTHPSQTAFLSSVDLHTHCSYQMMMPEALAIVCAPKYNTTGFFILTPHYGLDFIAQCRQTGFHPHPNDPPLFMEAQHIRMDGQAKIKVIDLRS; translated from the exons CTACTACCGCTCGGGCACTGAGATGCTGCGCATGGCGAAAGTCTACCAACGGGAGGGCAACCATGAAAACGCCTTCATCCTCTACCTCCGCTACATGACACTGTTCCTTGAGAAGATTCGCCAACATCCGGACTATGCCTCTGTCAAGTCTGAGGTGCGCGACATCAGCAAAAAGATCAAGGACGAAATTATGCCGACGACGGAGAAGCTGCGCACCAAGCTGCAGGCACACTATCAACGCGAATACGAACAGTTCCTAGCGAGCAAGGAAGCGGAACGTGTACGGGAACTGGAACGGGAACGACAGCGACAAAGGGAGCAAGCTAGTGCCACTACTATACCCTCGCTGATCCCAGCCAACCTTCATGTGCTCATTGACGAGGTCAACCAGCCCTCAGCCCCGGATCTTGACCTGCTCGACAAGGTGGTCTATCCCAACGACTTTCCAACGGGCGCCAATCGAAGCTTGCCGGGATCGGGTTCTGGTCTCCTATTACCAGCTGCCAGCGAAGCCACCGTCGCCGATAAGACACCCAA ttccaAGCCCAGCTTTGATCGCAACCAGAAGCCGGCTTATAACCGCACGGACTCCCTTCTGGCGGGGTCACTACGCCTCGTCCATGTGCCGGGGGATACGATGGATGTGTTCTTGCAGCTGGCACACGCCAACACCTCGAAAAACATCGAGACGTGCGGAGTTCTGGCTGGTAATCTGTCGCAGAATCAGCTGTACATCACACACATTATCATCCCGCAGCAGCAGGGCACTCCGGACAGCTGCAACACGATGCACGAAGAGCAGATCTTTGATGTCCAGGACCAGATGCAGCTAATTACCCTAGGCTGGATACAT ACACATCCCAGCCAGACTGCGTTTCTGTCCTCCGTTGACTTGCATACGCACTGTTCCTACCAGATGATGATGCCCGAGGCTTTGGCCATTGTTTGTGCGCCCAAGTACAACAC taCTGGTTTCTTTATACTAACGCCGCATTACGGACTGGATTTTATAGCCCAGTGTCGGCAGACTGGCTTTCATCCGCATCCGAATGACCCGCCACTTTTTATGGAGGCCCAGCACATCCGGATGGACGGCCAGGCCAAAATAAAGGTCATTGATTTGCGCAGCTAG
- the LOC108128000 gene encoding STAM-binding protein-like A isoform X3 gives MCSLTRSTSPQPRILTCSTRWSIPTTFQRAPIEACRDRVLVSYYQLPAKPPSPIRHPIPSPALIATRSRLITARTPFWRGHYASSMCRGIRWMCSCSWHTPTPRKTSRRAEFWLQQGTPDSCNTMHEEQIFDVQDQMQLITLGWIHTHPSQTAFLSSVDLHTHCSYQMMMPEALAIVCAPKYNTTGFFILTPHYGLDFIAQCRQTGFHPHPNDPPLFMEAQHIRMDGQAKIKVIDLRS, from the exons ATGTGCTCATTGACGAGGTCAACCAGCCCTCAGCCCCGGATCTTGACCTGCTCGACAAGGTGGTCTATCCCAACGACTTTCCAACGGGCGCCAATCGAAGCTTGCCGGGATCGGGTTCTGGTCTCCTATTACCAGCTGCCAGCGAAGCCACCGTCGCCGATAAGACACCCAA ttccaAGCCCAGCTTTGATCGCAACCAGAAGCCGGCTTATAACCGCACGGACTCCCTTCTGGCGGGGTCACTACGCCTCGTCCATGTGCCGGGGGATACGATGGATGTGTTCTTGCAGCTGGCACACGCCAACACCTCGAAAAACATCGAGACGTGCGGAGTTCTGGCTG CAGCAGGGCACTCCGGACAGCTGCAACACGATGCACGAAGAGCAGATCTTTGATGTCCAGGACCAGATGCAGCTAATTACCCTAGGCTGGATACAT ACACATCCCAGCCAGACTGCGTTTCTGTCCTCCGTTGACTTGCATACGCACTGTTCCTACCAGATGATGATGCCCGAGGCTTTGGCCATTGTTTGTGCGCCCAAGTACAACAC taCTGGTTTCTTTATACTAACGCCGCATTACGGACTGGATTTTATAGCCCAGTGTCGGCAGACTGGCTTTCATCCGCATCCGAATGACCCGCCACTTTTTATGGAGGCCCAGCACATCCGGATGGACGGCCAGGCCAAAATAAAGGTCATTGATTTGCGCAGCTAG